A window of the Syntrophomonadaceae bacterium genome harbors these coding sequences:
- a CDS encoding nucleotidyltransferase domain-containing protein, with amino-acid sequence MEEVLNTAIERIVKTVNPDKIILFGSRSRGQEGSESDYDLLVLKRGINNRRALAHHIYKILADVPAAFDILVETPEKMEKYRSSQGFVYAEAAKGRVIYEQ; translated from the coding sequence GTGGAAGAAGTACTAAATACTGCAATCGAGAGGATAGTGAAGACTGTAAATCCTGATAAAATAATCCTTTTTGGTTCCAGAAGCAGGGGGCAGGAAGGATCAGAGAGTGATTATGATCTCTTGGTGCTAAAACGAGGAATAAATAATCGACGCGCACTGGCGCATCATATCTATAAAATTCTGGCCGATGTTCCTGCTGCTTTTGACATACTTGTAGAAACCCCAGAAAAAATGGAAAAATACCGGTCTTCACAAGGGTTCGTATATGCTGAAGCTGCAAAAGGACGGGTAATATATGAGCAATGA
- a CDS encoding HEPN domain-containing protein has protein sequence MSNELWHLWFKRAKSNLARAELGRITSDILYEDLCFDAQQAAEKALKGLMILLEIDTPKTHSIGYLLRLIEEAGEVQIPERLKEAVILTDYAVTTRYPGDWEPVDEDEYKQAVSLAHEVYRWALSLTNQDREK, from the coding sequence ATGAGCAATGAATTATGGCACTTGTGGTTTAAAAGAGCAAAAAGTAACCTTGCAAGGGCAGAACTTGGCAGAATAACATCAGATATTCTTTACGAAGATCTTTGTTTTGATGCCCAACAGGCAGCTGAAAAGGCCTTGAAAGGTTTAATGATACTTCTGGAAATCGATACTCCGAAAACCCATTCTATTGGGTACCTTCTGAGGTTGATTGAAGAAGCCGGAGAAGTTCAGATTCCAGAAAGGCTCAAGGAAGCCGTTATTCTTACCGATTACGCCGTAACAACCCGCTACCCGGGAGACTGGGAACCCGTAGATGAAGATGAATATAAACAGGCAGTTTCTCTGGCCCATGAAGTTTATCGGTGGGCGTTATCCCTCACCAACCAGGATAGAGAAAAATAG
- a CDS encoding type II toxin-antitoxin system RelE/ParE family toxin encodes MYNISYLPVASRDIEAAAFYIAETLSAPKAALNLLDALDESIVRLKEFPYSCRAYHPAKPLEREYRILNVKNYAVFYSVDEQLKTVEICRVIYAKRDLDKQL; translated from the coding sequence ATGTATAATATCTCGTATCTGCCTGTTGCCAGTCGCGACATCGAAGCCGCTGCCTTTTACATTGCGGAGACTCTCAGTGCGCCGAAGGCAGCTCTTAATCTGCTTGACGCATTGGACGAATCCATAGTTCGTCTGAAGGAGTTTCCATATTCCTGCCGCGCTTATCACCCGGCTAAGCCTTTGGAGCGTGAGTACCGCATCCTGAATGTTAAAAATTACGCCGTTTTTTATTCTGTTGACGAACAGCTTAAAACAGTTGAGATTTGCCGGGTGATCTATGCAAAAAGGGATCTCGATAAACAGCTCTGA
- a CDS encoding type II toxin-antitoxin system Phd/YefM family antitoxin yields MPHIRPVSDLRNNFADISRIVHESSEPVFLTKNGYGDMVVMSMEAFERYHFDSEIYFKLKEAEMEAKTTGKRFSHEEVFSSLRRKLQEKAAKDV; encoded by the coding sequence ATGCCGCATATCAGACCCGTATCCGATCTTCGCAATAATTTTGCGGATATATCGCGGATAGTTCACGAAAGCTCAGAGCCTGTTTTTTTGACAAAGAACGGCTACGGAGATATGGTCGTCATGAGCATGGAGGCCTTTGAGCGCTATCATTTTGACAGCGAGATCTACTTCAAACTAAAAGAGGCGGAGATGGAAGCAAAGACCACCGGCAAACGCTTTTCTCACGAGGAAGTGTTTTCCAGCTTGAGGCGCAAGCTTCAGGAGAAGGCAGCAAAGGATGTATAA